A genomic stretch from Burkholderia pyrrocinia includes:
- a CDS encoding gamma-glutamylcyclotransferase family protein produces MRYVFVYGTLRAGETNDIGHAAARHGIAAPTLLGAVALPGELYDFGPYPGMVAGSAAKSLVWGDVYEVDERLVPVLDEIERVYPGVDTLFKPEEVTVELGGRQYACLYYPVAAHAAAGRPRIASGDWVQHRREREVA; encoded by the coding sequence ATGCGCTACGTATTCGTCTACGGCACCCTGAGAGCCGGAGAGACCAACGACATCGGCCATGCGGCCGCACGACACGGGATCGCCGCGCCGACGCTGCTTGGCGCGGTCGCGCTGCCGGGCGAGCTGTACGATTTCGGTCCGTATCCGGGGATGGTCGCCGGGTCTGCGGCCAAGTCGCTGGTCTGGGGCGACGTCTACGAGGTCGATGAACGGCTCGTTCCCGTGCTCGACGAGATCGAGCGCGTTTATCCGGGCGTCGACACGCTGTTCAAGCCGGAAGAGGTGACCGTCGAGCTCGGCGGCCGGCAGTACGCATGCCTGTATTACCCGGTCGCCGCGCATGCGGCAGCCGGGCGTCCGCGCATCGCGTCGGGAGACTGGGTCCAGCACCGGCGCGAGCGAGAGGTCGCCTGA
- a CDS encoding AraC family transcriptional regulator yields the protein MNPPVQADASNPYDVIDIPPEFAPTAVHPMRVRARQVDAGHRIPLHTHAWAQLAYASRGVLRVATTGTTWMVPPSRAIWVPPRVTHEVVIVEEAYLRTLYIDESIVPDGLDACRVVEVTGLLRELIVALDARELSTARERLLCGLVLDELSHAEPLPLAVPMPDEKRLRMLCESVLAQPAHAESLEHWASEVGASTRTISRLFKQELGVSFSQWRQQALLARAIPLLNQGRPLSHIARELGYQSQSAFSAMFRRAFGESPRAFMLRGYEHRGAEGRIADDESPDDDAIDAVR from the coding sequence ATGAATCCTCCCGTCCAAGCCGACGCATCGAACCCATACGACGTCATCGACATCCCGCCCGAATTCGCGCCGACCGCCGTCCATCCGATGCGCGTGCGCGCGCGGCAGGTCGACGCCGGCCACCGCATCCCGCTGCACACGCATGCGTGGGCGCAGCTCGCGTACGCATCGCGCGGCGTGCTGCGCGTCGCGACGACCGGCACGACGTGGATGGTGCCGCCGTCCCGCGCGATCTGGGTGCCGCCGCGTGTGACGCATGAAGTCGTGATCGTCGAGGAAGCGTATTTGCGCACGCTGTATATCGACGAATCGATCGTGCCGGACGGGCTCGACGCGTGCCGCGTCGTGGAAGTGACGGGATTGCTGCGCGAACTGATCGTCGCACTCGATGCGCGCGAGCTGAGCACCGCGCGCGAGCGCCTGCTGTGCGGGCTCGTGCTCGACGAGCTGAGCCATGCCGAGCCGTTGCCGCTTGCGGTGCCGATGCCTGATGAGAAACGGCTGCGCATGCTGTGCGAATCGGTACTCGCGCAACCGGCGCATGCGGAATCGCTCGAACACTGGGCGAGCGAGGTCGGCGCGAGCACGCGCACGATTTCGCGGCTCTTCAAGCAGGAACTGGGCGTGAGCTTTTCGCAGTGGCGCCAGCAGGCGCTGCTGGCGCGGGCGATCCCGCTGCTGAATCAGGGGCGCCCGCTGTCGCATATCGCGCGCGAGCTCGGCTACCAGAGCCAGAGCGCGTTCTCGGCGATGTTCCGCCGTGCATTCGGCGAAAGCCCGCGCGCGTTCATGCTGCGCGGCTACGAGCACCGCGGCGCGGAAGGCCGCATTGCGGACGACGAATCGCCGGACGACGACGCGATCGACGCCGTCCGCTGA
- a CDS encoding GNAT family N-acetyltransferase, translating to MLDPTDLRLLYQLRPAEPGDFPFAEALTHGNMGGYYKRHGLVWRSDLFYASWRESENFILEADGERIGVLRVTEEGDSLHIRDVQIAAGHRGQGAGTYMLDMAHRWARARGLHELQLRVFVDNPAARLYLRMGYRVAGPRLAQLGSIRHMVRPV from the coding sequence ATGCTCGATCCAACCGACCTGCGACTCCTGTATCAGCTCCGGCCAGCGGAGCCCGGCGATTTCCCGTTTGCCGAAGCGCTGACGCACGGCAACATGGGCGGCTACTACAAGCGCCATGGGCTCGTGTGGCGCAGCGACCTGTTCTATGCGAGCTGGCGCGAATCCGAGAACTTCATCCTCGAGGCCGACGGCGAGCGCATCGGCGTGCTGCGCGTGACCGAGGAAGGCGACTCGCTGCATATCCGCGATGTCCAGATCGCGGCCGGCCATCGCGGGCAGGGCGCCGGCACCTACATGCTCGACATGGCGCACCGCTGGGCACGTGCGCGCGGGCTGCACGAATTGCAGTTGCGCGTGTTCGTCGACAATCCCGCCGCGCGTCTCTACCTGCGCATGGGCTATCGGGTAGCCGGCCCGCGGCTCGCGCAACTCGGCTCGATCCGCCACATGGTGCGGCCGGTCTGA
- the gltX gene encoding glutamate--tRNA ligase, which yields MTRPVRTRFAPSPTGFIHLGNIRSALYPWAFARKMKGTFVLRIEDTDVERSSQEAVDAILEGMQWLGLDFDEGPIYQMQRMDRYREVLAQMLEKGLAYPCYMSAEELDALRERQREAGLKPRYDGTWRPEPGKVLPEPPAGVKPVLRFRNPLTGTVVWDDAVKGRVEISNEELDDLVIARPDGTPIYNFCVVVDDMDMGITHVIRGDDHVNNTPRQINILNALGGEAPVYAHLPTVLNEQGEKMSKRHGAMSVMAYRDAGFLPEAVVNYLARLGWSHGDAEIFSREQFVEWFDLEHLGKSPAQYDHSKLSWLNAHYIKEADNARLAALAKPFLDALGIDDAALATGPALDAVVGLMKDRATTVKEIAEGAAMFYRVPAPEADALAQHVTDAVRPALADLVVALKAADWTKEAVSAALKATLGTHKLKMPQLAMPVRLLVAGTTHTPSIDAVLVLFGRDVVVSRIEAALA from the coding sequence ATGACCCGTCCTGTCCGTACCCGCTTCGCGCCGAGTCCCACCGGCTTCATCCACCTCGGCAACATCCGCTCCGCACTCTATCCGTGGGCGTTCGCCCGCAAGATGAAGGGCACGTTCGTGCTGCGCATCGAGGATACCGACGTCGAGCGCTCGTCGCAGGAAGCGGTCGATGCGATCCTCGAAGGGATGCAGTGGCTCGGTCTGGATTTCGATGAAGGCCCGATCTACCAGATGCAGCGGATGGACCGCTATCGCGAGGTGCTCGCGCAGATGCTCGAGAAGGGCCTCGCGTACCCGTGCTACATGTCGGCCGAGGAACTCGACGCGCTGCGCGAACGCCAGCGCGAGGCCGGCCTGAAGCCGCGCTACGACGGCACGTGGCGCCCGGAGCCCGGCAAGGTGCTGCCCGAGCCGCCGGCCGGCGTGAAGCCCGTGCTGCGCTTCCGCAATCCGTTGACCGGCACGGTCGTGTGGGACGATGCCGTGAAGGGGCGCGTCGAGATCTCGAACGAGGAACTCGACGACCTCGTGATCGCGCGCCCGGACGGCACGCCGATCTACAACTTCTGCGTGGTGGTGGACGACATGGACATGGGCATCACGCACGTGATCCGTGGCGACGACCACGTGAACAACACGCCGCGCCAGATCAACATCCTGAATGCGCTCGGCGGCGAGGCGCCCGTCTATGCGCACCTGCCGACCGTGCTGAACGAGCAGGGCGAGAAGATGAGCAAGCGGCATGGCGCGATGAGCGTGATGGCGTATCGCGATGCGGGCTTCCTGCCTGAAGCGGTCGTCAACTATCTCGCGCGCCTCGGCTGGTCGCACGGCGACGCGGAGATCTTCTCGCGCGAGCAGTTCGTCGAATGGTTCGATCTCGAGCATCTCGGCAAGTCGCCCGCGCAGTACGACCACAGCAAGCTGAGCTGGCTGAACGCGCATTACATCAAGGAAGCCGACAACGCGCGCCTCGCCGCGCTCGCGAAGCCGTTCCTCGACGCGCTCGGCATCGACGACGCGGCGCTCGCGACGGGCCCGGCGCTCGACGCCGTGGTCGGCCTGATGAAGGATCGCGCGACGACGGTCAAGGAGATCGCGGAAGGCGCCGCGATGTTCTACCGCGTGCCGGCACCGGAAGCCGACGCGCTCGCGCAGCACGTGACCGATGCGGTGCGGCCGGCACTGGCCGATCTCGTCGTCGCGCTGAAGGCGGCCGACTGGACGAAGGAAGCGGTGTCCGCTGCGCTGAAGGCGACGCTCGGCACGCACAAGCTGAAGATGCCGCAACTCGCGATGCCGGTGCGCCTGCTGGTGGCCGGTACGACGCACACGCCGTCGATCGATGCGGTGCTGGTGCTGTTCGGTCGCGACGTCGTGGTGTCGCGCATCGAGGCCGCGCTGGCCTGA